A stretch of the Papaver somniferum cultivar HN1 chromosome 6, ASM357369v1, whole genome shotgun sequence genome encodes the following:
- the LOC113288640 gene encoding phosducin-like protein 3 has protein sequence MGDYHFIYKDVEGRTTQWDDIQTKLGNLPPKPAPFKPPAFTPAEDESSKPKDKAWLDNKTEKDLEDLEDDPELDDDRFLEEYRKQRLEEMREAAKIAKFGSVMPISGADFVREVSQAPSDVWVVVCLYKEGIAECGVLLRCLDELATRYPATKFVKIISTECIPNYPDRNVPTILVYNNSAVKGTYVGSHQFGRRCTPEAVALILCQSDPVLNDGQSSSESSRDAVLDQVRRNFIEKVVTEREDADDGYNSD, from the exons ATGGGTGATTATCACTTTATATACAAGGATGTTGAAGGAAGGACGACACAGTGGGACGATATACAAACAAAGTTAGGCAATTTACCTCCAAAGCCTGCTCCATTCAAACCCCCTGCTTTCACCCCAGCAGAAGATGAGAGTTCTAAACCAAAGGACAAAGCCTGGCTAGATAATAAAACTGAAAAAGACCTTGAGGATCTCGAAGATGATCCTGAACTTGATGATGACCGTTTCCTCGAAGAATACAG AAAGCAAAGACTAGAAGAGATGAGAGAAGCTGCCAAGATAGCAAAGTTTGGATCTGTAATGCCGATATCAGGTGCAGATTTTGTTCGTGAGGTCTCCCAGGCCCCATCAGACGTTTGGGTGGTAGTGTGTTTGTACAAAGAAGG AATTGCAGAGTGTGGGGTACTCTTACGGTGCCTGGATGAACTAGCTACGAGATACCCAGCAACGAAATTCGTCAAAATAATATCTACAGAATGCATTCCGAACTACCCAGATCGTAATGTTCCTACTATTTTGGTTTACAATAACAGTGCTGTCAAAGGAACATATGTAGGCTCACATCAGTTTGGACGGAGGTGTACTCCTGAAG CTGTTGCATTAATCCTCTGCCAATCCGATCCTGTACTTAATGATGGGCAGAGTTCAAGTGAGTCATCTAGAGATGCAGTCCTCGATCAAGTCCGCAGAAACTTTATTGAGAAGGTCGTAACAGAGCGTGAAGATGCAGATGATGGATACAATAGTGATTAG
- the LOC113291214 gene encoding F-box protein At3g07870-like, translated as MEDLHEDISKKILSHIPRESVLNCKLVSKTWNTLLSNRKLEVGILFCVASNRERNIQLHKGYYDEIITLTDDDHENFTYRTIEKIKHPVINKRKVIDIMVGSCNGLVCFLVPHHRVEDPVYICNPISGEYVNLPRINSKKGLIVSGFGYNCSANNYKVIRIHYPKKLSYAYPPSPGQVQIYSLGGGDSCGWRNLGDINYSLAFNGTLLNGSLYWLEWMDQKIVAFDLANENFQLLPTAPPCFVRVKYGYFRLAVLGGHLCFVHHKWEEGVDIWSFKNRQTDNSSGDREHESWSWSLEFSVPFPYLVTEHDFYTPFSLTTNNQILLWFNHKTLCCYDPKNKIFSKILVGNSGLDYLRGIPHVNSSVSLKALGVNSKIRK; from the coding sequence ATGGAAGATCTTCACGAGgatatatcaaaaaaaattctctcacACATTCCTCGAGAGTCGGTCTTAAACTGCAAACTTGTTTCCAAAACTTGGAACACTCTCCTCTCCAATAGAAAGCTGGAAGTTGGTATTCTTTTCTGTGTTGCTTCAAATCGGGAAAGAAACATTCAACTTCACAAGGGATATTATGATGAAATCATTACGCTAACTGATGACGATCATGAAAATTTTACGTATAGAACCATCGAGAAAATCAAGCATCCCGTCATCAATAAGAGAAAAGTCATAGATATCATGGTTGGTTCTTGCAATGGTTTGGTTTGCTTCTTAGTACCCCATCATCGTGTGGAAGATCCTGTCTACATCTGCAATCCAATCTCTGGTGAATACGTTAACCTTCCGAGAATAAACAGCAAGAAAGGCCTCATAGTAAGCGGATTCGGTTACAATTGCTCAGCAAACAACTACAAGGTTATCAGAATTCACTATCCCAAGAAGTTGAGTTATGCCTACCCTCCAAGCCCAGGACAGGTGCAGATATATTCCCTGGGAGGTGGTGACAGCTGCGGATGGAGAAATCTTGGAGACATCAACTATTCGTTGGCTTTCAATGGCACCCTTCTGAATGGATCCCTTTATTGGTTGGAATGGATGGACCAGAAGATTGTTGCTTTTGATTTGGcaaatgaaaattttcaattgctACCAACTGCACCACCATGTTTCGTACGTGTTAAGTACGGTTATTTTCGTCTCGCGGTGTTGGGTGGGCATTTGTGTTTTGTTCATCATAAGTGGGAGGAGGGTGTGGACATATGGTCCTTCAAAAATAGGCAGACAGATAATTCTTCTGGTGATCGGGAGCATGAATCTTGGAGCTGGAGTTTGGAGTTCAGCGTACCATTCCCATACCTAGTTACCGAACACGATTTCTATACACCGTTTTCCCTCACAACGAATAATCAAATTCTGCTTTGGTTCAATCACAAGACTCTTTGCTGTTACGACCCGAAAAACAAGATatttagcaaaattttggttgGGAATTCTGGATTGGATTATCTTCGAGGAATTCCACACGTTAATAGCTCTGTTTCATTGAAAGCTCTTGGGGTAAATTCTAAGATAAGAAAATGA
- the LOC113288639 gene encoding NADH dehydrogenase [ubiquinone] iron-sulfur protein 8, mitochondrial, with amino-acid sequence MAGILARKSMLALRARQLAVAGPALQGSHHYGMRFTSHPFSTKKDDEEREQLAKEISKDWSSIFERSVNTLFLTEMVRGLMLTLKYFFERKVTINYPFEKGPLSPRFRGEHALRRYPTGEERCIACKLCEAICPAQAITIEAEEREDGSRRTTRYDIDMTKCIYCGFCQEACPVDAIVEGPNFEFATETHEELLYDKEKLLENGDRWETEIAENLRSESLYR; translated from the exons ATGGCTGGAATCCTAGCTCGAAAGTCTATGCTCGCTCTTCGAGCACGTCAACTG GCTGTTGCAGGACCAGCTCTGCAGGGCTCACATCATTATGGAATGAGATTTACATCACACCCCTTTTCTACCAAAAAAG ATGACGAAGAAAGGGAGCAACTTGCAAAGGAGATATCAAAGGATTGGAGTTCTA TTTTCGAGAGAAGTGTCAATACCTTATTTTTGACCGAAATGGTGCGCGGACTGATGCTGACCCTCAAgtatttctttgagagaaaagtGACC ATCAATTATCCTTTTGAGAAAGGCCCTTTGAGCCCTCGGTTTCGTGGAGAGCATGCCCTCAGACGTTATCCAACTGGTGAGGAGCGTTGCATCGCATGTAAACTATGTGAAGCT ATATGTCCAGCACAAGCAATTACAATTGAGGCAGAGGAACGAGAAGATGGCAGCCGTAGAACCACTAG GTATGACATTGACATGACTAAGTGCATCTACTGTGGATTCTGTCAAGAGGCATGCCCGGTGGATGCTATTGTTGAGGGACCCAACTTTGAATTTGCTACAGAAACTCATGAG GAACTATTGTACGACAAGGAGAAACTACTTGAAAATGGGGACAGATGGGAAACTGAGATCGCAGAGAACCTCAGGTCTGAGAGTTTGTACCGTTGA